AACCCTGTTCACTCATGAAGTACTCTGCAAACTTCTGACGGATGTTTGTTGCCTGCAAGCCTCCTCGTTGATTCTGGCGTTCTGCATCACAGTCTTGAAAGCCTGCCACAGAAAGAGTGTCTTCAAATGCGTAACCATCTCTGTCTTTGACAAAATTATGAAGTACACAGCATGCTTGAATGATTTTTGTTGCAAAGAAACATTCAGTGGTCGATGGAAAATCCTCCATTTGTTGGTAAGAATACCAAAAGTGCATTCCACAAACCTTGCTCTGGTTAAACGGTAGTTGAAGACACGTTTTTGGACACTTGTCATTTTTCCTCCGAAAGGGCGCATAAGGTTAGGGTGCAGCCCAAAGGCTTCGTCACCGACGAGCACATAAGGCACTGTAACTCCTCCATCATTTGGCAGATGTTTTGATTCAGGGAGCTTCAGTTCTCCACTGACGATTGCCTTCCAAAATGTTGAATTAGAGAACACTGTAGGGTCACTGTCTTTGCCATAAGAGCCAATATCATCATAGACAAACTTGTATTGACTGTCAGCTACTGCCATCAAAACGACAGAAAAGCAATCTTTATAGTTAAAGCACAATGAGCCACTGTGCTGTGGCTTGATCACTCGAATATGTTTCCCGTCAACACTCCCGAAACAGATAGGGAAATTTGCATTTTCTTCAAACTTCTCAGCAATCTCCATCAGTCTTTCCGTCGTTAGTTGAGGAATGCTTTCATTCTTAAGGACACTCTGGATTATATCAGATAAGGTTGAGAATCCAATACTGTAGGTGTAGTACAAGTCAGTTAAGGTGTTCCCACTGGCAAGGTAcctgaggagagaaaaaataacgtacataaataagtaaattaataaataagcaaTTGATGCAGTGCAGTTATATAGACTTCCTCTAACGGTACTACTCTTAATTTGTTTCAGGTAAGCTGATAATAAATAAGTGGAAAAATGTCAAGGATCAGTACATCAAATCGgtcaagaagaggaaagggaagagtggcTCAGCAGCAAAGACTGTGAAGAATTATATCTTCCATGAACAG
The Penaeus chinensis breed Huanghai No. 1 chromosome 22, ASM1920278v2, whole genome shotgun sequence DNA segment above includes these coding regions:
- the LOC125036997 gene encoding uncharacterized protein LOC125036997 → MYVIFSLLRYLASGNTLTDLYYTYSIGFSTLSDIIQSVLKNESIPQLTTERLMEIAEKFEENANFPICFGSVDGKHIRVIKPQHSGSLCFNYKDCFSVVLMAVADSQYKFVYDDIGSYGKDSDPTVFSNSTFWKAIVSGELKLPESKHLPNDGGVTVPYVLVGDEAFGLHPNLMRPFGGKMTSVQKRVFNYRLTRARFVECTFGILTNKWRIFHRPLNVSLQQKSFKHAVYFIILSKTEMVTHLKTLFLWQAFKTVMQNARINEEACRQQTSVRSLQSTS